TACGTTTTAAATTCATTTAATGGTCGATGAACACTTTCTTTACTCGAAAAAAGTTTCAGGAGATTAACTGCCAATGCTAAATTTGCATCACGTTTTTGCAATGCAGAAGAAAGCGTTCTTTTTTTTGCTTGCTGTTTGTACGTTAGGCTGGGGATTTTCGCCATATGATTCTATATTTGCTGGTATAGCCCTAGGTGCGTTCTTTGGTACGTATAATTTTTGGATTTTACTTCGACGTATGGAAAAATTTGACCGTTCCATTAGTGAAGGGACAAAAGTAGCATCTATCGGTACAGCGCTTCGCTTTGGATCAGGTGTTGCCGCAGTCGCAATCGCAATATCGTTGCCACAATATTTTCACTTAATAAGCACGGTCATTGGGCTGATGATTCCGTACATCTTTTTAGTAGTAGAAAGAGTAGTACATCATATAAAAAGCCACTAAGGTGCATTTGAAAGAGAGGTGAATGCAAAAATGGATCATACAGCTCCAGAGCTAGATTTGGATTTAGGCTTTATGACGCTTACTTTCAACTTATCTACAGTACTAACTCTCTTAGTAGCTGCAGTCATCGTATTTATTATCGCGTTTGTATCAACACGTACACTTGCGTTAAAACCGACTGGTATGCAGAACTTCATGGAATGGGTTATGGATTTCGTGAAAAATATTATTAAGAGTAATATGGACTGGAAAACTGGTGGGCGCTTCCACATTCTAGGGATTACATTAATTATGTTCATTGCAGTGTCCAACTTACTTGGTTTACCAATGGGTGGTATTCTGTACGGCCATGATTTATGGTGGAAATCACCAACAGCCGATCCAGTTGTTACAATGACATTAGCTTCGATGGTTCTAGTTTTAACACAGTATTACGGCGTAAAAATGCAAGGTACTGGCGGTTATGCTAAAACATTCTTCCAACCAATGTCGTTTATGTTCCCGTTAAAAGTTATTGAAGAGTTTGCAAATACGTTAACTCTAGGTCTACGTCTTTACGGTAACATTTATGCCGGCGAGATTTTACTAACGTTACTAACTGGTTTAGCAGTTTCAAGTGCGTTTGGTTTCTTCGGTGCAATCGTACCAATGATGGCGTGGATGGGATTCTCGATTTTCATCGGATTTATCCAAGCTTTCATTTTCACAATGTTAACGATGGTATACATGGCTCACAAAGTGAGTACAGACCATTAATTATAAGTTCCCGCATTCAATGTAGTGCGGTAATTTGAACCAAAAAAAATTACAACATCCAAGGAGGATATTATCAAATGGTAGGTTCAGTAGGTTTATTAGCAGCAGCAATCGCAATCGGTTTAGCAGCACTAGGTGCAGGTATTGGTAACGGTTTAATCGTTTCAAAAACAGTAGAAGGTATCGCTCGTCAACCAGAAGCACGTGGCGCACTTCAAACTACAATGTTCATCGGGGTTGCATTAGTAGAAGCATTACCGATCATCGCAGTAGTAATCGCATTCATCGTAATGAACCAATAGTCTTCATAAAAAGATTATTAAAATCCAGTGGCGAAGTAGACTTCATTTGAAACCCTTCGCCATTAGTTTTGTGTAAATAAGAAATACCCTTTTTTATTTAATATTAAATATGAACAAAAAGTATGACAAAATATAGATTTTATTCAAGCTCTTGAAGGGAGTGAAACAATCGTGTTTTTAGACTATCTTGTACTAGGTGCAGGCGCTACTGGCATTAACTTAGGTGATGCTATTGCGACGTTAGTGATTTTCTTAGGTTTAATGGCACTTCTTAAAAAGTTCGCTTGGGGTCCTTTAATGGGTATCATGCGCGAGCGTG
This genomic window from Solibacillus sp. FSL R5-0449 contains:
- a CDS encoding ATP synthase subunit I, with the translated sequence MLNLHHVFAMQKKAFFFLLAVCTLGWGFSPYDSIFAGIALGAFFGTYNFWILLRRMEKFDRSISEGTKVASIGTALRFGSGVAAVAIAISLPQYFHLISTVIGLMIPYIFLVVERVVHHIKSH
- the atpB gene encoding F0F1 ATP synthase subunit A, with amino-acid sequence MDHTAPELDLDLGFMTLTFNLSTVLTLLVAAVIVFIIAFVSTRTLALKPTGMQNFMEWVMDFVKNIIKSNMDWKTGGRFHILGITLIMFIAVSNLLGLPMGGILYGHDLWWKSPTADPVVTMTLASMVLVLTQYYGVKMQGTGGYAKTFFQPMSFMFPLKVIEEFANTLTLGLRLYGNIYAGEILLTLLTGLAVSSAFGFFGAIVPMMAWMGFSIFIGFIQAFIFTMLTMVYMAHKVSTDH
- the atpE gene encoding F0F1 ATP synthase subunit C; its protein translation is MVGSVGLLAAAIAIGLAALGAGIGNGLIVSKTVEGIARQPEARGALQTTMFIGVALVEALPIIAVVIAFIVMNQ